A single Brachybacterium sillae DNA region contains:
- a CDS encoding NYN domain-containing protein — protein sequence MTDRRTYLLVDGENIDATLGGSILGRRPRPEERPRWNQPLAFMQRTWGQSTRGLFFLAVDGEIPVPFVQALTTLGYQPIMLSGEGKVVDIAIQRTAEALVDRSDDVVLLSHDRDFAPQLARLREDAQRRVGLMGFREFLSSELRALEGVEFFDLEHDVEAFTIELPRLRVIAIEEFDPLEFL from the coding sequence ATGACGGACCGCCGCACCTACCTGCTCGTCGACGGCGAGAACATCGACGCCACGCTCGGGGGCAGCATCCTCGGGCGCCGCCCCCGACCGGAGGAACGGCCCCGTTGGAACCAGCCGCTGGCGTTCATGCAGCGCACCTGGGGCCAGTCCACGCGGGGACTGTTCTTCCTCGCCGTGGACGGGGAGATCCCCGTGCCGTTCGTGCAGGCGCTGACGACCCTCGGGTATCAGCCGATCATGCTGAGCGGTGAGGGCAAGGTCGTCGACATCGCGATCCAGCGCACCGCTGAGGCGCTCGTGGACCGGTCCGACGATGTGGTGCTGCTCAGCCACGACCGGGACTTCGCGCCGCAGCTGGCGCGGCTGCGGGAGGACGCGCAGCGGCGCGTCGGCCTCATGGGCTTCCGGGAGTTCCTCTCCTCGGAGCTGCGGGCGTTGGAGGGCGTGGAGTTCTTCGACCTCGAACATGACGTCGAGGCGTTCACCATCGAGCTGCCGCGCCTGCGGGTCATCGCGATCGAGGAGTTCGATCCGCTCGAGTTCCTCTGA
- the ptsP gene encoding phosphoenolpyruvate--protein phosphotransferase, protein MTEYRGVAVSAGRIVGPVLTMAPPVAEPPAGATLPEGTDAAAETARLEQAAQAVRVALEQRAASAHGGAKAVLEATAQMAADPTLVQSAAGRVASGMSAERAVWEAGDEVAVMLEGLGGYMAERAADVRDVRARIVAELRGEPAPGIPGSDTPFVLAARDLAPADTATLDPQVVLALVTSDGGPQSHTAILARQLGLPAVVAARGVDTLTAGTEVFVDGAAGTVTDEVTEDHRRLAETWADLQRNPLTYEGGGARLSDGTVVPLLANIGGAEDARAAAEAHADGVGLFRTEFLFLDRDEEPSVEEQTAAYTAVLQHFPGKKVVVRTIDAGADKPLPFLTDTDEPNPALGVRAYRTSWEKPEVLAHQLEAVAAAAQATEADVWVMAPMISTLEDTEDVVGRIREAGLRTAGIMVETPSSALTADRLLQVADFASIGTNDLTQYTMAADRQLGALAALNDPWQPAVLALVGATCRGARAAGGDAEEAAGDAVTKPVGVCGEAAGDPALAVVLVGLGVSTLSMTPRSLPAVARVLGSVSRDEARVLAQRAVGARTAVEARETVRAALPVLAELGL, encoded by the coding sequence ATGACCGAGTACCGCGGAGTCGCCGTCAGCGCCGGCAGGATCGTCGGCCCGGTCCTCACCATGGCCCCGCCGGTCGCCGAACCGCCGGCCGGCGCCACCCTGCCGGAAGGGACCGATGCGGCCGCCGAGACCGCCCGCCTCGAGCAGGCTGCGCAGGCCGTCCGCGTCGCCCTGGAGCAGCGTGCCGCCAGCGCCCACGGCGGCGCCAAGGCCGTGCTCGAGGCCACCGCCCAGATGGCCGCCGACCCCACCCTGGTGCAGTCCGCCGCGGGCCGCGTCGCCTCCGGGATGAGCGCCGAACGGGCCGTGTGGGAGGCCGGCGACGAGGTCGCCGTCATGCTCGAGGGCCTCGGCGGGTACATGGCCGAACGTGCCGCCGACGTGCGCGACGTCCGCGCCCGTATCGTCGCCGAACTGCGGGGGGAGCCCGCGCCAGGTATCCCCGGCTCCGACACCCCGTTCGTGCTCGCCGCCCGCGACCTGGCCCCCGCCGACACCGCCACCCTCGACCCGCAGGTGGTGCTCGCCCTCGTCACCTCCGACGGTGGACCCCAGTCGCACACCGCCATCCTCGCGAGGCAGCTGGGTCTGCCCGCCGTCGTCGCCGCCCGGGGTGTCGACACCCTCACCGCCGGTACCGAGGTGTTCGTCGACGGTGCTGCCGGGACCGTCACTGACGAGGTCACCGAGGACCACCGCCGTCTCGCCGAGACCTGGGCCGACCTGCAGCGCAACCCGCTGACGTATGAGGGCGGCGGTGCCCGCCTCAGCGACGGCACCGTTGTGCCGCTGCTGGCCAACATCGGTGGCGCCGAGGACGCCCGCGCCGCTGCCGAGGCGCACGCCGACGGTGTCGGCCTGTTCCGCACCGAGTTCCTGTTCCTCGACCGCGACGAGGAGCCCTCGGTGGAGGAGCAGACCGCCGCGTACACGGCGGTGCTGCAGCACTTCCCCGGGAAGAAGGTGGTGGTGCGCACCATCGACGCCGGCGCCGACAAGCCCCTGCCGTTCCTCACCGACACCGATGAGCCCAACCCGGCGCTCGGTGTGCGCGCCTACCGCACCAGCTGGGAGAAGCCCGAGGTGCTCGCCCACCAGTTGGAGGCCGTCGCCGCCGCGGCGCAGGCCACCGAGGCCGACGTGTGGGTGATGGCGCCGATGATCTCCACCCTCGAGGACACCGAGGACGTGGTCGGCCGCATTCGGGAGGCCGGTCTGCGCACTGCCGGGATCATGGTGGAGACGCCCAGCTCCGCCCTCACCGCGGACCGGCTGTTGCAGGTCGCGGACTTCGCCTCGATCGGCACCAACGACCTCACGCAGTACACGATGGCCGCCGACCGGCAGCTCGGGGCACTCGCCGCCCTCAACGATCCGTGGCAGCCCGCGGTGTTGGCCCTGGTCGGGGCCACCTGCCGCGGGGCCCGCGCCGCCGGTGGGGACGCCGAGGAGGCCGCCGGGGACGCGGTCACGAAGCCCGTGGGGGTGTGCGGGGAGGCCGCCGGGGACCCGGCGCTCGCCGTGGTGCTCGTCGGGCTCGGAGTGTCGACCCTGTCGATGACGCCGCGGTCGTTGCCGGCGGTCGCGCGGGTGCTCGGCTCCGTCAGCCGCGACGAGGCCCGGGTTCTCGCGCAGCGGGCCGTCGGCGCACGCACCGCCGTGGAGGCCCGCGAGACCGTGCGGGCGGCGCTGCCGGTCCTCGCCGAGCTGGGACTGTGA
- a CDS encoding S9 family peptidase: MTVTPPAPPRPARRPIERRAHGDVVVDPYDWLRDGTDPEVIAHLEAENAYADARTAHLDGLRHTLVQEFVGHTQETDLTVPVRRGDWWYLVRTTQGHDYPRWTRVPATDDTPPTVTPGDMLDGEQVILDAQAAAEGHAFYQVGGLRISPRADLMAHAVDVAGDERYALLVTDLTTGQVRDEAVTGAGYGLAFSADQEWLFYARVDDAWRQHQIWRHRIGGPAEDDVLVLEEPDERFTVGFTTSRDQSTLVIQASSTTTSECWLLDLSDPTSAPVPAGGRRPGVEYGVEHAGDHLLVVHNDGCEGFALAVASLDQPDRWHDILRAAEGERLESVEAFATAAALELRSGGLATVRVIPRREGAEALADRWDVNAAWGVDHGGELDTVWLGENAQWDTRRLRYELTSLLTPGTVAEVPIDGGEPTILKRTAVPGYDPELYVEKRLWATAADGTRVPISLAARREVQADGTAPGYLYGYGSYEASIDPTFVATRLSLLDRGVVVAIAHVRGGGEMGRAWYEHGKLLEKPNTFSDFVACADHLVSTGWVDPARLGAEGRSAGGLLMGAVANLAPERFRAIIAGVPFVDALTTILDPSLPLTVGEWEEWGNPVESREVYECMKSYTPYENIRAVEYPAIFASTSLNDTRVFFVEPTKWVARLRETVTSDQGERPIVFRCEMVAGHGGRSGRYAKWEQRADELAWLLDQLGATEPLPTAPR, encoded by the coding sequence ATGACTGTCACTCCTCCTGCCCCGCCCCGTCCCGCCCGGCGCCCGATCGAACGTCGCGCCCACGGCGATGTCGTCGTCGACCCGTATGACTGGCTGCGCGACGGAACGGACCCGGAGGTCATCGCGCACCTGGAGGCCGAGAACGCCTATGCCGACGCCCGCACCGCGCATCTCGACGGGCTGCGCCACACCCTGGTGCAGGAGTTCGTGGGCCACACCCAGGAGACGGATCTGACGGTGCCGGTGCGCCGCGGCGACTGGTGGTACCTGGTGCGCACCACCCAGGGACACGACTACCCGCGGTGGACGCGGGTTCCCGCCACCGACGACACCCCGCCGACGGTGACCCCGGGGGACATGCTGGACGGCGAGCAGGTGATCCTCGACGCCCAGGCCGCCGCCGAGGGGCACGCGTTCTACCAGGTCGGCGGGTTGCGGATCTCGCCGCGGGCGGACCTCATGGCCCATGCCGTGGACGTCGCCGGGGATGAGCGCTACGCCCTGTTGGTGACGGACCTGACCACCGGGCAGGTGCGGGATGAGGCGGTCACCGGCGCCGGGTATGGGCTCGCGTTCTCCGCCGACCAGGAGTGGCTGTTCTACGCCCGGGTCGATGACGCCTGGCGGCAGCATCAGATCTGGCGGCACCGCATCGGCGGCCCCGCCGAGGACGACGTGCTGGTGCTGGAGGAGCCCGACGAGCGGTTCACGGTCGGCTTCACCACGTCGCGGGACCAGTCGACCCTGGTGATCCAGGCGTCCTCCACCACGACCTCGGAGTGCTGGCTGCTGGATCTGTCGGATCCGACGTCCGCGCCGGTGCCGGCCGGTGGCCGCCGCCCCGGTGTCGAGTATGGGGTGGAGCACGCCGGCGACCACCTGCTCGTCGTCCATAACGACGGGTGCGAGGGTTTCGCTCTGGCGGTGGCGTCGCTGGATCAGCCCGACCGGTGGCACGACATCCTGCGCGCCGCCGAGGGGGAGCGCCTGGAGAGTGTGGAGGCGTTCGCGACGGCGGCAGCACTGGAGCTGCGCTCCGGTGGGCTCGCGACGGTGCGGGTGATCCCGCGCCGGGAGGGGGCCGAGGCCCTCGCGGATCGCTGGGATGTGAACGCCGCCTGGGGGGTGGACCACGGCGGCGAGCTCGACACCGTGTGGCTGGGTGAGAACGCCCAATGGGACACTCGCCGCCTGCGCTACGAGCTGACCAGCCTGCTCACCCCGGGGACCGTCGCGGAGGTGCCGATCGACGGCGGGGAGCCGACGATCCTCAAACGCACCGCGGTGCCGGGATATGACCCCGAGCTGTATGTGGAGAAGCGACTGTGGGCCACCGCCGCCGACGGCACCCGGGTGCCGATCTCCCTGGCCGCGCGGCGGGAGGTCCAGGCCGACGGCACCGCCCCCGGGTACCTGTACGGGTACGGCTCCTATGAGGCGTCGATCGACCCGACGTTCGTGGCGACGCGCCTGTCACTGCTGGATCGCGGCGTAGTCGTCGCGATCGCACATGTGCGCGGCGGCGGGGAGATGGGCCGCGCCTGGTACGAGCACGGGAAGCTGCTGGAGAAGCCGAACACGTTCAGTGATTTCGTGGCCTGCGCCGATCACCTCGTCTCCACCGGCTGGGTCGACCCGGCACGGCTCGGGGCGGAGGGTCGCAGCGCCGGCGGGCTGCTGATGGGTGCGGTGGCGAACCTGGCGCCGGAGCGGTTCCGGGCGATCATCGCCGGGGTGCCGTTCGTCGATGCGCTGACCACCATCCTCGACCCCTCGCTGCCGTTGACGGTCGGCGAGTGGGAGGAGTGGGGCAACCCGGTGGAGAGCCGCGAGGTGTACGAGTGCATGAAGTCGTACACCCCGTACGAGAACATCCGTGCCGTCGAGTACCCGGCGATCTTCGCCTCCACCTCGCTGAACGACACCCGTGTGTTCTTCGTCGAGCCGACGAAGTGGGTGGCGCGTCTGCGGGAGACCGTCACCAGTGACCAGGGCGAGCGCCCGATCGTGTTCCGCTGCGAGATGGTGGCCGGTCACGGCGGGCGGTCCGGCCGGTATGCGAAGTGGGAGCAGCGGGCCGACGAGCTGGCGTGGCTGCTGGATCAGCTGGGAGCCACCGAGCCCCTGCCGACCGCCCCGCGGTGA
- a CDS encoding amino acid permease produces MIAIGGAIGTGLFLASGASIATAGPGGALVAYAVMGLMVLLLMQSLGEMAAHVPSSGSFQTYATRYVSPSFGFATGWNYWFNWAITVAAELVAAGLIMAFWFPGVPNWVWAGAFLAVILALNLVSSRTYGEGEFWLATIKVLAVIVFLIAGVAMILGILGGRGPGGGGSPGLTNWTLGDAPFHGGIPAIVAIFLVAGFSFQGTELVGIAAGEAQDPRREIPKALRSVFWRILLFYIGAIAVIGTLLPFTDPNLLRNGESDIASSPFTLVLERSGVAFAASVMNAVILTAILSAGNSGLYASTRMLHALAVSGQAPRLFARVSRRGVPVPALLATTAVGAAGFVSALVGQGAAYEWLLSVSALTGFLAWISIAVAHYRFRRAWVRQGRALSDLPYRAPFFPAGPLLAFALCVVVILGQNYEAVLEARLLEVLSAYVGLPVFAALWIGHRLVTGSRRVRLEDADLSGRV; encoded by the coding sequence ATGATCGCGATCGGCGGTGCCATCGGCACCGGCCTGTTCCTCGCCTCCGGGGCGTCGATCGCCACCGCCGGTCCCGGTGGCGCACTCGTGGCGTACGCCGTGATGGGGCTGATGGTGCTGCTGCTCATGCAGTCCCTCGGGGAGATGGCCGCGCATGTGCCCAGCTCCGGGTCGTTCCAGACGTACGCCACGCGGTACGTCAGCCCGTCGTTCGGTTTCGCCACCGGGTGGAACTACTGGTTCAACTGGGCGATCACCGTGGCAGCGGAGCTGGTCGCGGCGGGGCTCATCATGGCGTTCTGGTTCCCGGGGGTACCGAACTGGGTGTGGGCCGGGGCGTTCCTCGCGGTGATCCTGGCACTGAACCTCGTCTCCTCCCGCACCTACGGTGAGGGCGAGTTCTGGCTCGCCACCATCAAGGTGCTTGCGGTGATCGTGTTCCTCATCGCCGGGGTCGCAATGATCCTGGGGATCCTCGGCGGGCGCGGCCCCGGTGGCGGCGGCTCCCCCGGTCTGACCAACTGGACGCTGGGCGATGCGCCGTTCCACGGCGGCATCCCCGCGATCGTGGCGATCTTCCTGGTGGCCGGGTTCTCCTTCCAGGGCACCGAGCTGGTGGGCATCGCCGCCGGTGAAGCCCAGGATCCGCGCCGCGAAATCCCCAAGGCGCTGCGCAGCGTGTTCTGGCGGATCCTGCTGTTCTACATCGGTGCGATCGCGGTGATCGGGACTCTCCTTCCGTTCACCGACCCGAACCTGCTGCGCAACGGGGAGTCGGACATCGCCTCCTCACCCTTCACCCTGGTGCTGGAGCGCTCCGGCGTGGCGTTCGCGGCGTCGGTGATGAACGCCGTGATCCTCACGGCGATCCTGTCGGCCGGGAACTCCGGCCTCTACGCCTCGACCCGCATGCTGCACGCCCTGGCGGTGTCCGGGCAGGCACCGCGGCTGTTTGCGCGGGTTAGCCGCCGCGGGGTCCCGGTGCCGGCACTGTTGGCGACCACCGCCGTGGGCGCCGCCGGGTTCGTCTCGGCGCTGGTGGGTCAGGGTGCCGCCTACGAGTGGCTTCTGAGCGTCTCCGCCCTGACGGGCTTCCTGGCCTGGATCTCGATCGCGGTGGCGCATTACCGGTTCCGGCGCGCCTGGGTGCGGCAGGGCCGGGCGCTGTCGGATCTCCCCTACCGGGCTCCGTTCTTCCCGGCCGGGCCGCTGCTGGCGTTCGCGCTGTGCGTGGTGGTGATCCTGGGGCAGAACTATGAGGCCGTGCTGGAGGCGCGTCTGCTCGAGGTGCTCAGCGCCTACGTGGGGCTGCCGGTGTTCGCGGCGCTGTGGATCGGCCACCGCCTTGTGACCGGGTCCCGACGGGTGCGTCTGGAGGACGCGGACCTCAGCGGCCGGGTCTGA
- a CDS encoding endonuclease domain-containing protein: MEIADPVVVLQQISGKLTDLELVQCCDALVSDRTGPPLVPLAMLKQRATALTGRGSRRVRAAVEAARERVWSPAETAVRLLLAEEGFPEPETNVVVVDPDTREVFVVDLLYRAVHVVIEYDGDLHRVDRRQWQRDRHKDEVLHRLGYVVLRITAADLRNPFRFLRRLRGALARAGEVGVAS, translated from the coding sequence GTGGAAATCGCCGACCCCGTGGTGGTTCTGCAGCAGATCTCCGGGAAGCTCACGGACCTGGAACTGGTGCAGTGCTGCGACGCTCTGGTCAGCGACCGCACGGGCCCGCCCCTGGTTCCGCTCGCGATGCTGAAGCAGCGAGCCACTGCGTTGACGGGCAGGGGAAGCAGGCGTGTGCGGGCGGCGGTCGAGGCGGCGAGGGAGCGGGTGTGGTCGCCGGCGGAGACCGCTGTCCGGCTCTTGCTCGCCGAGGAGGGATTCCCGGAGCCAGAGACGAACGTGGTGGTGGTGGACCCGGACACGCGCGAGGTCTTCGTCGTGGACCTGCTCTATCGCGCGGTGCACGTGGTCATCGAGTACGACGGGGACCTGCATCGGGTGGACCGACGTCAGTGGCAGCGTGACCGACACAAGGATGAGGTCCTGCACCGGCTCGGGTATGTGGTCTTGCGGATCACGGCGGCCGACCTGCGGAATCCCTTCCGGTTCCTGCGACGGCTGCGTGGGGCTCTGGCGCGGGCCGGGGAGGTAGGCGTAGCGAGCTGA
- a CDS encoding MetQ/NlpA family ABC transporter substrate-binding protein encodes MTALTRRTLFASGAGLAAVTLAACGARGGAAQGPEEENGVTEIAIGASPKPHAEILKFVQDNLAKDAGLNLKITQYTDYQIPNQALNDGDIDANFYQTPNFLKQQEEEKGYDFFAFEGVHIEPMGLYSNSLTSLEEVPDGAKVAIANDPANTGRGLGLLQSSGLITLKEGVDVAQATPADVAENPKNLTFTTLEAAQIARSLDDFALGAVNGNYALEAGFNPKEQALFLEPGENSPYANLVVCREADKDNAGLKKLDELLHSEEVKKFITETYTDGSVIPAF; translated from the coding sequence ATGACCGCTCTGACCCGCCGCACCCTGTTCGCCTCCGGCGCAGGCCTGGCCGCCGTCACTCTCGCCGCCTGCGGCGCCCGCGGTGGCGCAGCCCAGGGCCCCGAGGAGGAGAACGGCGTCACCGAGATCGCGATCGGCGCCAGCCCGAAGCCGCACGCTGAGATCCTGAAGTTCGTGCAGGACAACCTGGCCAAGGACGCCGGGCTGAACCTCAAGATCACCCAGTACACCGACTACCAGATCCCCAACCAGGCCCTGAACGACGGTGACATCGACGCGAACTTCTACCAGACCCCGAACTTCCTGAAGCAGCAGGAGGAGGAGAAGGGCTACGACTTCTTCGCCTTCGAGGGCGTGCACATCGAGCCGATGGGTCTGTACTCCAACTCCCTGACCTCCCTCGAGGAGGTCCCGGACGGGGCGAAGGTCGCCATCGCCAACGATCCGGCCAACACCGGTCGCGGCCTGGGGCTGCTGCAGTCCTCCGGGCTGATCACCCTCAAGGAGGGGGTGGACGTCGCCCAGGCCACCCCGGCCGATGTCGCCGAGAACCCGAAGAACCTCACCTTCACCACCCTCGAGGCCGCCCAGATCGCTCGCTCGCTGGACGACTTCGCGCTGGGTGCCGTGAACGGCAACTACGCCCTGGAGGCGGGCTTCAACCCCAAGGAGCAGGCGCTCTTCCTGGAGCCGGGTGAGAACAGCCCCTACGCGAACCTCGTGGTGTGCCGCGAGGCCGACAAGGACAACGCGGGGCTGAAGAAGCTCGATGAGCTGCTGCACTCCGAGGAGGTCAAGAAGTTCATCACCGAGACCTACACCGACGGTTCGGTGATCCCGGCGTTCTGA
- a CDS encoding methionine ABC transporter permease: protein MNEILDNPVFTSWDPNTSLWSNTLITLYMTLGTMLFTALIGIPLGVALYETSRSSSPAARWINRVVGFVVNVGRSFPFIILIIALIPVTRFVVGRVTGPNAAMFALTISAIPFLARLIEINLREISAGKIEAVQMMGASRWQVIRQVLLPEALPGIIGSLTTTAIAVIGYTAMAGAVGGQGLGDLAIRMGYQSYDNVVMIATVLVLIAIVIAVQALGTALARKVDHRAQSR from the coding sequence ATGAACGAGATCCTCGACAACCCGGTGTTCACCAGCTGGGATCCGAACACCAGCCTGTGGTCGAACACGCTGATCACCCTGTACATGACGCTCGGCACCATGCTGTTCACCGCCCTGATCGGGATTCCGCTGGGCGTCGCGCTGTACGAGACCTCGCGCTCGTCCAGCCCGGCCGCGCGGTGGATCAACCGGGTCGTCGGCTTCGTGGTGAACGTCGGCCGATCGTTCCCCTTCATCATCCTGATCATCGCGCTCATCCCGGTGACCCGCTTCGTCGTCGGCCGTGTGACCGGCCCGAACGCCGCGATGTTCGCGCTGACGATCTCCGCGATCCCGTTCCTGGCACGCCTGATCGAGATCAACCTGCGGGAGATCTCCGCCGGGAAGATCGAGGCGGTGCAGATGATGGGTGCCTCCCGCTGGCAGGTGATCCGGCAGGTGCTGCTCCCGGAGGCGCTGCCCGGTATCATCGGGTCCCTCACCACCACCGCGATCGCCGTGATCGGCTATACCGCCATGGCCGGTGCCGTCGGCGGGCAGGGTCTCGGTGACCTCGCGATCCGCATGGGCTACCAGAGCTACGACAACGTCGTGATGATCGCGACCGTGCTGGTGCTCATCGCGATCGTGATCGCCGTGCAGGCCCTGGGCACCGCCCTGGCGCGGAAGGTCGACCACCGCGCCCAGAGCAGGTGA
- a CDS encoding methionine ABC transporter ATP-binding protein — protein sequence MITLDGLTKVFPAPDGGEPVVALDGIDLTVGAGSIHGIVGRSGAGKSTLIRCLTGLERPTSGRVEIGGTDIAALSGTSLRTARRHIGMVFQHANLLDSRTALQNIAHPLEIAGVPRAQREQRARDLIRLVGLEGREHNHPAQLSGGQIQRVGIARGLASEPKVLLCDEPTSALDPSTTRQILQLIRGLRDRLGITVLIITHEMSVVREICDEVTLLEHGRVVQTGTLLDVASDPTGPLSSELIPLPPAPTGVDDVMVDCDYGRSPTIHSAQDLVAHAATYDTRATIVAGTIETISGVQVGRVQIALRNNDGSPISRPGLEKFLGELREAGVVAKEATR from the coding sequence GTGATCACTCTCGACGGCCTCACGAAGGTCTTCCCCGCGCCCGACGGCGGTGAGCCGGTCGTCGCCCTCGACGGCATCGACCTCACCGTCGGCGCCGGCAGCATCCACGGCATCGTGGGCCGCTCCGGCGCCGGGAAGTCCACCCTCATCCGCTGCCTCACCGGCCTGGAGCGTCCGACCTCCGGCCGGGTGGAGATCGGCGGCACCGATATCGCAGCCCTGAGCGGCACCTCCCTGCGCACCGCCCGCCGCCACATCGGCATGGTGTTCCAGCACGCGAACCTGCTGGACTCCCGCACGGCGCTGCAGAACATCGCCCACCCGCTGGAGATCGCCGGGGTGCCCCGGGCGCAGCGGGAGCAGCGGGCCCGCGACCTGATCCGCCTCGTCGGCCTCGAGGGTCGCGAGCACAACCACCCGGCGCAGCTGTCCGGCGGTCAGATCCAGCGCGTCGGCATCGCCCGCGGTCTCGCCTCCGAGCCGAAGGTGCTGCTGTGCGATGAGCCGACCAGTGCGTTGGACCCGTCGACCACTCGCCAGATCCTGCAGCTGATCCGTGGGCTGCGGGACCGCCTGGGCATCACCGTCCTGATCATCACGCATGAGATGAGCGTGGTGCGGGAGATCTGCGACGAGGTGACGCTGCTCGAGCACGGCCGCGTGGTGCAGACCGGCACCCTGCTGGACGTCGCGAGCGACCCGACCGGTCCGCTGTCCTCCGAGCTGATCCCCCTGCCGCCGGCGCCCACGGGTGTCGACGACGTGATGGTCGACTGCGACTACGGCCGCAGCCCCACCATCCACTCGGCGCAGGACCTCGTGGCGCACGCCGCCACCTACGACACCCGCGCCACCATCGTCGCGGGAACGATCGAGACGATCTCCGGGGTCCAGGTGGGCCGCGTGCAGATCGCCCTGCGGAACAACGACGGTTCGCCGATCAGCCGCCCCGGCCTGGAGAAGTTCCTGGGCGAGCTGCGTGAGGCCGGTGTGGTGGCGAAGGAGGCGACCCGATGA
- a CDS encoding ABC transporter substrate-binding protein: MRRRSLLSASALALTAGALSACGPAITGRDAGGSGSGSGGGAGAASGTVRVGHLPSSLFAPLYIADAQKRFADAGITLELVPLKSGQDGVPMLASGKLDVMVAGFSAGMFNALAEGLAFKIVGSMGISPGDPEASPTALMARQALIEDGTITSVAGLAGHKIAVAGGAGATGGYLLASMLEGEGLTLKDVEVVNLATPDQQAALQNGSVDAATPSAPFSTAIAEAGIATTVAVPRQGTTGTGVVYSEQFLGVELAQPFFTALTQGAQQLTTDGPQTDEVYDILAAATGQKVEVLRASPMYTYLPDLAPQPEQLDAMQNVWLDAGLITAAQPVTIADVVDARFAQGARG, translated from the coding sequence ATGCGTCGTCGTTCCCTGCTCTCCGCCTCCGCTCTCGCCCTCACCGCCGGAGCCCTCAGCGCCTGCGGCCCCGCCATCACCGGCCGGGACGCCGGCGGCTCCGGATCCGGCTCCGGCGGCGGCGCCGGTGCCGCGTCCGGCACGGTGCGCGTCGGCCACCTGCCCTCCAGCCTGTTCGCCCCGCTGTACATCGCCGATGCGCAGAAGCGCTTCGCCGATGCCGGCATCACCCTCGAGCTGGTGCCATTGAAGTCCGGGCAGGACGGCGTGCCGATGCTCGCCTCCGGGAAGCTCGACGTCATGGTCGCGGGGTTCAGCGCCGGCATGTTCAACGCGCTGGCTGAGGGGCTCGCGTTCAAGATCGTCGGGTCCATGGGGATCTCTCCGGGTGATCCGGAGGCGTCCCCCACCGCCCTCATGGCGCGTCAGGCGCTGATCGAGGACGGCACCATCACCTCGGTCGCGGGTCTGGCCGGACACAAGATCGCCGTGGCCGGTGGCGCCGGTGCGACCGGCGGCTATCTGCTGGCGTCGATGCTCGAGGGCGAGGGTCTGACGCTGAAGGACGTCGAGGTGGTGAACCTCGCGACGCCGGATCAACAGGCGGCTCTGCAGAATGGTTCGGTCGACGCCGCCACCCCCTCGGCGCCGTTCTCCACGGCGATCGCGGAGGCCGGCATCGCGACCACCGTGGCCGTGCCCCGCCAGGGGACCACCGGCACCGGCGTCGTCTATTCGGAACAGTTCCTCGGGGTGGAGCTCGCGCAGCCGTTCTTCACCGCCCTCACCCAGGGGGCGCAGCAGCTCACCACCGACGGCCCCCAGACGGACGAGGTGTACGACATCCTCGCGGCAGCCACCGGGCAGAAGGTGGAGGTGCTCCGGGCCTCCCCGATGTACACCTACCTGCCGGACCTCGCCCCGCAGCCGGAGCAGCTCGACGCCATGCAGAACGTGTGGCTCGACGCCGGACTGATCACCGCTGCGCAGCCGGTGACCATCGCGGACGTGGTCGACGCGCGCTTCGCGCAGGGCGCCCGCGGCTGA